In Dama dama isolate Ldn47 chromosome X, ASM3311817v1, whole genome shotgun sequence, one genomic interval encodes:
- the LOC133052480 gene encoding protein EOLA1-like, translated as MKFGCLSFRQPYAGFILNGVKTLETRWRPMLRSHQHCTLAVHIAHRDWEDEAWRELLEQRLGMSPTQIQALLWDGDKFGRGVIAGLVDIGDTLQCPENLDPKEMEELENQALLPDLRQKYLTVLSNPRWLLQPVPRRGGKDIFLVDIPQHLIPFGQEACPS; from the exons ATGAAGTTCGGCTGTCTGTCCTTCCGACAGCCTTATGCAGGTTTCATCTTAAATGGTGTCAAGACCCTGGAGACGCGGTGGCGGCCCATGCTACGCAGCCACCAGCACTGTACCCTGGCAGTCCACATCGCACACCGGGACTGGGAAGATGAGGCCTGGCGGGAGCTGCTGGAGCAGAGGCTGGGGATGAGCCCCACCCAGATCCAGGCCTTGCTGTGGGACGGGGACAAGTTCGGCCGCGGAGTGATCGCGG GTCTCGTGGACATTGGGGACACTTTGCAGTGCCCAGAAAACCTAGATCCCAAAGAGATGGAGGAGCTGGAAAATCAAGCCCTGTTGCCTGATCTGCGACAGAAATACCTGACTGTGCTCTCCAACCCCCGCTGGCTGTTGCAGCCTGTCCCTAGAAGGGGCGGGAAGGACATCTTCCTGGTGGACATCCCCCAGCATCTGATCCCCTTTGGGCAGGAGGCCTGTCCAAGCTGa